One genomic window of Pseudoxanthomonas sp. includes the following:
- a CDS encoding short-chain fatty acyl-CoA regulator family protein: MSRRCSSCRPSRAGNGGDKTFAVTLGCNPHHADRMVYARGIDTRTDNAVAIGPGCRTCEWNDCLQRAFPALPQLGAVVR, encoded by the coding sequence ATGTCTCGGAGATGTTCATCATGCCGACCGAGCAGGGCTGGTAACGGCGGCGACAAGACCTTCGCCGTCACCCTGGGCTGCAATCCGCACCACGCCGACCGCATGGTCTACGCCCGCGGCATCGACACCCGCACCGACAACGCCGTCGCCATCGGCCCGGGTTGCCGCACCTGCGAATGGAACGACTGCCTGCAACGCGCGTTCCCGGCGTTGCCGCAGTTGGGGGCGGTGGTGCGGTGA
- a CDS encoding VOC family protein, which translates to MSQGVGVVGLYVRDQDEALQFYVDKLGFRVHADVRNGDYRWLTVRHPERLSFQLGLFVPGPPVHDADTTQALREIVAKGAMPPLVLDVEDCRAAYERMRALGVEFTQEPVERYGSMDAGFRDPSGNGWKMIQARRETD; encoded by the coding sequence ATGAGCCAGGGTGTGGGAGTGGTCGGGCTGTATGTCCGTGACCAGGACGAAGCGCTGCAGTTCTACGTCGACAAGCTGGGATTTCGCGTCCACGCCGACGTGCGCAACGGCGACTACCGTTGGCTGACGGTACGACACCCGGAGCGGCTGTCGTTCCAGCTGGGGCTGTTCGTGCCTGGGCCGCCGGTGCACGATGCTGATACCACGCAGGCATTGCGCGAGATCGTGGCCAAGGGCGCCATGCCGCCGCTAGTGCTGGACGTGGAGGACTGCCGCGCCGCCTACGAGCGGATGCGTGCGCTCGGCGTGGAGTTCACGCAGGAGCCGGTGGAGCGCTACGGCAGCATGGATGCCGGCTTCCGCGATCCGTCCGGGAACGGCTGGAAGATGATCCAGGCGCGCCGGGAAACGGACTGA
- a CDS encoding helix-turn-helix transcriptional regulator: protein MDAASHQDWPVRRLAQVSGVSEAHFARAFKQAFGVPPHRYLLTRRIERATALLRETELAITEIAFQAGWKSLGTFGRTFRDIVGESPGEHRARAAPHTLDRVPVCYASASGRPVLITAVSEKRRRELGR, encoded by the coding sequence ATGGACGCTGCCTCACACCAGGACTGGCCGGTCCGGCGGCTGGCGCAGGTCAGTGGCGTGTCCGAGGCGCACTTCGCGCGCGCGTTCAAACAGGCCTTCGGCGTACCACCGCACCGCTACCTGCTCACGCGCCGGATCGAACGGGCCACGGCGCTGCTGCGCGAGACGGAACTTGCCATCACCGAGATCGCGTTCCAGGCCGGCTGGAAGAGCCTGGGCACGTTCGGTCGCACCTTCCGCGACATCGTCGGCGAAAGCCCGGGAGAGCATCGCGCACGCGCCGCGCCGCACACGCTGGACCGGGTGCCGGTCTGCTACGCCAGTGCTTCCGGCCGGCCGGTCCTCATCACCGCAGTTTCGGAGAAGCGGCGGCGGGAGCTGGGGCGCTAG